GATTCCTTTTAGTTGAGTGAGTTTGCTGCGCACTTCGTCATCAGACATACTTTCCAAAACAACCAGATCCAGTCGTTTTTCGACTAACTCCAAAGCGAGATTTCTTAAATAAATTGTTTTTTGCCGACTTACATAACAGGCTTTTAATTCTTCATCGCTGAGTTTCAGAATATTTTCAGGTGTTAATTCTGTCGTTTTATCCTGCAATTTTTTCAATGCAGCAAGAGCCGAAGCCAATGAAACCTGCTGTTCCAGAATGATATGAACCAGCGTTACATAAGTATTGGGTCTGGTCCACATTGGCGGATATTTGTATTCTTTTATGATCGCCGACAAATCTTCATCCCTGGCAGCCAGTTCATCACAAATATTATGAAAATTATCAGCTGAGAAAGTTACGTGCATTTTTCTATTAATTTCTTAGGATTAGAGCTTTCAAATAGCCCTGAAATTATTGGACCCGGAAAAGCTTAATCCCACAATGAAGTTTGTTTAAAAGGTCTTTCTATATCCAAAAGAATTGTTTTGTTAGCCATTCCTCCGCCAAATCCAACCAGTTTTCCGGTTGAACCGATCACGCGGTGACACGGTGCAATGATGGCTATTGGATTTTTATTTGCAGCACCGCCAACAGCACGGACAGCCTGTGGACTGCCAATTTGTTTGGCAACCTGCCCATAAGTTCTGGTCTCACCAAATGGAATTGCAAGTAACGCTTCCCAAACTTTCTTTTGAAATTCTGTTCCCTGAAAATCAAGTTTTAAAGAAAAGTCTTTTCGTTTTTTGGCAAAATATTCATTTAGCTGTTTTTCCGTTTCCAGAAGAACGGGATGACTACCATCTTTTATACCAAAACTGATTCCGGTACTGTCAGGATCGTCTTTCTCCCATAAAACCGACGACAAACCCTGCTCACTGGCCACCAGTATTAATTTCCCTACGGGAGACTCCATGGTTTTAAAGAAATATTCCATTAATATGCCTTCCTACAAAAGATCGTGTTAGTACTTTTTGTCAAATCTTCGAAAAGACCGACAGCAATTTTTCAACCATAAATATCAAAAATTTTCTTCACTTCGGGTCTTTTGTTTTATATTGAGCTGACTTTTAGATTAAACATGCGGCGTTCAGTTTTTGATAAGAAATGGTTACTTGGCTTCGCCCTTGCCATTATTTACATTCCGCTAAGAACATTCATCAATGTTCAGCATGACATATGGTATACAATTCTCAGCAAGCTTCCGCTCTTTCTTATTGAAATTCTGGTTAGTACTATCTTTTTCACCAGCTGGATTTATATGATTGACTGGGGACTTAAAAAGCTCGCCAAAATAACCGGCAGCGATAAATCTTCCGAATTCCAGCTTTCAAATCAGCTTATCACTCTCGTTCCCGCGGTTTTACTGGCCATTCTGTTTAACTGGATGCTCATTTTCACCTGGGGTTTCATGGAAACGTTCTGGGACCATATTCCGATGACATTTTCGTATAATCCAAAACATGCAGCTGCATTCAGCAACCGTTATAAAGGTAATCAGGCATTGACGATCCTGGCACTT
The nucleotide sequence above comes from Dyadobacter subterraneus. Encoded proteins:
- a CDS encoding methylated-DNA--[protein]-cysteine S-methyltransferase, coding for MESPVGKLILVASEQGLSSVLWEKDDPDSTGISFGIKDGSHPVLLETEKQLNEYFAKKRKDFSLKLDFQGTEFQKKVWEALLAIPFGETRTYGQVAKQIGSPQAVRAVGGAANKNPIAIIAPCHRVIGSTGKLVGFGGGMANKTILLDIERPFKQTSLWD
- a CDS encoding DNA-3-methyladenine glycosylase family protein; translation: MHVTFSADNFHNICDELAARDEDLSAIIKEYKYPPMWTRPNTYVTLVHIILEQQVSLASALAALKKLQDKTTELTPENILKLSDEELKACYVSRQKTIYLRNLALELVEKRLDLVVLESMSDDEVRSKLTQLKGIGNWTTDIYLMFVLQRADIFPIGDLAAVNALKRAKKLDKSTSRESLLEVAESWKPYRTVATMILWHHYLSSPFRS